GGACAAGAACTCGCGCCGCGAAGAGGCGCTGTTCGACATCTACCGCGTCATGCGTCCCGGCGAGCCGCCGACGCTCGAGACCGCCGAGAACATGTTCCAGTCGCTGTTCTTCGACTCGGAGCGCTACGACCTCTCGGCCGTCGGCCGCGTCAAGATGAACATGCGCCTCGACCTCGACGCCGAGGACACCGTCCGGATTCTCCGCAAGGAGGACATCTTCGCGGTCGTCAAGGCGCTGGTCGACCTGCGCGACGGCAAGGGCGAGATCGACGACATCGACCATCTCGGCAACCGCCGTGTGCGCTCGGTCGGCGAGCTCATGGAGAACCAGTACCGCCTGGGTCTGCTGCGCATGGAGCGCGCCATCAAGGAGCGTATGTCCTCGGTCGACATCGACACGGTGATGCCGCAGGACCTGATCAACGCGAAGCCTGCGGCCGCCGCCGTGCGCGAGTTCTTCGGCTCGTCGCAGCTGTCGCAGTTCATGGACCAGACGAACCCGCTCTCGGAAGTCACGCATAAGCGTCGTCTTTCGGCGCTTGGCCCGGGCGGTCTGACCCGCGAGCGCGCCGGCTTCGAGGTGCGCGACGTGCACCCGACCCATTACGGCCGCATCTGCCCGATCGAGACGCCGGAAGGGCCGAATATCGGCCTGATCAACTCGCTCGCCACCTTCGCGCGGGTGAACAAGTACGGCTTCATCGAGAGCCCCTATCGCCGCATCCGCGACGGCAAGCAGACCGACGAGATCATCTATCTCTCGGCCATGGAGGAGGCGAAGTACAACGTCGCCCAGGCCAACGCCGCCGTCGACAAGGAAGGCCGTCTGACCGACGACCTGATCGTCTGCCGCCGCGCCGGTGAAGTGATCGTCACGCCGGTCGACAAGGTCGACTTCCAGGACGTGTCGCCCAAGCAGCTCGTCTCGGTCGCCGCGGCGCTGATCCCGTTCCTCGAGAACGACGACGCCAACCGCGCGCTGATGGGCTCGAACATGCAGCGCCAGGCGGTGCCGCTGGTTCGCGCCGACGCGCCCTTCGTCGGCACCGGCATGGAAGCCGTCGTCGCCCGTGACTCGGGTGCCGCGATCGCGGCCCGCCGCGCCGGCATCGTCGACCAGGTCGACGCGACGCGTATCGTCATCCGCGCTTCGGATGAGATGGATCCGACGAAGCCGGGCGTCGACATCTACCGCCTGCAGAAGTTCCAGCGCTCGAACCAGTCGACCTGCATCACGCAGCGGCCGCTGGTGCGCGTTGGCGACGTCATCAAGAAGGGTGACATCGTCGCGGACGGCCCGTCGACCGAGTTCGGCGAGCTCGCGCTCGGCCGCAACGTGCTCGTCGCGTTCATGCCGTGGAACGGCTACAACTTCGAGGACTCGATCCTGCTCTCGGAGAAGATCGTCTCGGACGACGTCTTCACCTCGATCCATATCGAGGAGTTCGAGGTCATGGCCCGCGACACCAAGCTGGGGCCGGAGGAGATCACGCGCGACATTCCCAACGTCTCGGAAGAGGCGCTGAAGAATCTCGACGAAGCCGGCATCGTCTATATCGGCGCGGAAGTGGCGGCGGGCGACATCCTCGTCGGCAAGATCACGCCGAAGGGCGAAAGCCCGATGACGCCGGAAGAGAAGCTGCTGCGCGCCATCTTCGGCGAGAAGGCCTCCGACGTTCGCGACACCTCGCTGCGGGTGCCGCCGGGCGTGCAGGGCACGATCGTCGAGGTGCGCGTGTTCAACCGCCACGGCGTCGACAAGGACGAGCGCGCCCAGGCGATCGAGCGCGAGGAGATCGAGCGTCTCGCCAAGGACCGTGACGACGAGCAGGCGATCCTGGACCGCAACACCTTTGCGCGTCTGGCCGACATCCTGACCGGCAAGACGGGTCTCGCGGGCCCGAAGGGCTTCAAGAAGGACACGGTCATCACCCGCGAGGGCATGTCCGAGTTCCCGCGTTCGCAGTGGTGGCTGTTCGCCACCGGCGACGACGCCCTGATGACCGAAATCGAGGCGATGCGGAAGCAGTACGACGAGTCGAAGAAGCGCCTCGAGCAGCGCTTCCTCGACAAGGTCGAGAAGCTGCAGCGCGGCGACGAGCTGCCGCCCGGCGTGATGAAGATGGTCAAGGTCTTCGTCGCGGTGAAGCGCAAGATCCAGCCGGGCGACAAGATGGCCGGCCGCCACGGCAACAAGGGCGTGGTCTCGCGCATCGTGCCGGTGGAGGACATGCCGTTCCTCGAGGACGGCACCCATGCCGACATCGTGCTCAACCCGCTCGGCGTGCCTTCGCGCATGAATGTCGGGCAGATCCTGGAGACCCATCTGGGCTGGGCGGCTGCGGGCCTCGGCAAGCAGATCGGCGCCGCGCTCGACGCCTACCGCAAGGGCCACGACATCAAGGCTCTGCGGGCTTCGTTCGACGCCGTCTACGAGGACAACGAGATCATCGCCTCGATGGACGAGAACGAGCTGGTCGAGATGGGCCAGAACCTGCGCCGCGGCGTTCCGATCGCGACACCGGTGTTCAACGGCGCCAAGGAGGCCGATATCGAGCGGCTTCTGGAGCAGGCGGGGCTGCATTCCTCGGGTCAGTCGACGCTCTATGACGGGCGCACCGGCGAGCCCTTCGACCGCAAGGTCACCGTCGGCTACATCTACATGCTGAAGCTGCACCACCTGGTCGACGACAAGATCCACGCGCGTTCGATCGGCCCGTACTCGCTCGTTACCCAGCAGCCGCTGGGCGGCAAGGCGCAGTTCGGTGGCCAGCGCTTCGGCGAGATGGAGGTCTGGGCGCTCGAAGCCTATGGCGCCGCCTACACGCTGCAGGAGATGCTGACCGTGAAGTCGGACGACGTCGCGGGCCGCACCAAGGTCTACGAGTCGATCGTGCGCGGCGAGGACAACTTCGAGGCGGGCATCCCCGAGAGCTTCAACGTTCTCGTCAAGGAAATGCGCTCGCTCGGCCTCAACGTCGAGCTGGTCAGCAACAAGGTGAAGCCGGGCGAGTTGCCGCCGGCCGAAGCGGCCGAGTGAGCCGCTGGGCGCGGCCCCGGGCCGCGCCGACCAGACGAAACAAGGCCTGCGGCACTCACGCCGCAGGCGGATGATGATCAAGGCCGGGCAGGGCGGTTTTCACCCCCGCCGGCGGCAGGAGATGGGCGATGAAGCAAGAGGTCATGAACCTTTTCGGCCAGCAGCCGGTGCAGCAGGCGTTCGACGCGATCAAGATTTCGATCGCGTCGCCCGAGAAGATCCTGTCCTGGTCGTATGGCGAGATCAAAAAGCCGGAGACCATCAACTACCGGACGTTCAAGCCGGAGCGTGACGGCCTGTTCTGCGCCCGCATCTTCGGGCCGATCAAGGACTACGAGTGCCTGTGCGGCAAGTACAAGCGCATGAAGTTCAAGGGCGTCATCTGTGAGAAGTGCGGCGTCGAGGTGACGCTGGCGCGCGTCCGGCGCGAGCGCATGGGCCATATCGAGCTGGCCGCCCCGGTCGCGCATATCTGGTTCCTGAAGTCGCTGCCCTCGCGCATCGGCCTGCTCATGGACATGCCGCTCAAGGACCTCGAGCGCATCCTGTATTTCGAGTCGTATGTGGTCATCGAGCCGGGCCTGACCCCGCTCAAGGACCGCCAGCTGCTCTCGGAAGAAGAGTATGTCCGCTGCCAGGAAGAGTATGGCGCCGACACCTTCACCGCCATGATCGGCGCGGAAGCCATCCGCGAGATGCTGCGCGCGCTCGACCTCGACCAGATCAACGCCGATCTCAAGCATGAGATCGCGACGACGACGTCGGAGCTGAAGCCCAAGAAGCTGATGAAGCGCCTCAAGATCATCGAGGCGTTCCAGCAGTCGGGCAACAAGCCGGAATGGATGGTCATGACCATCATCCCGGTGATCCCGCCCGATCTGCGCCCGCTCGTTCCGCTCGATGGCGGCCGCTTCGCGACCTCGGACCTGAACGACCTCTATCGCCGCGTCATCAACCGCAACAACCGCCTGAAGCGGCTGATCGAGCTGCGCGCGCCCGACATCATCATCCGCAACGAGAAGCGGATGCTGCAGGAGTCGGTCGATGCGCTGTTCGACAACGGCCGTCGCGGCCGCGTCATCACGGGTGCCAACAAGCGCCCGCTGAAGTCGCTCGCCGACATGCTGAAGGGCAAGCAGGGCCGCTTCCGCCAGAACCTGCTCGGCAAGCGCGTCGACTATTCGGGCCGCTCGGTCATCGTCGTCGGTCCGGAGCTGAAGCTGCACCAGTGCGGCCTGCCGAAGAAGATGGCGCTCGAGCTGTTCAAGCCGTTCATCTATGCGCGCCTCGACGCGAAGGGCTACTCGACCACGGTCAAGCAGGCCAAGAAGCTCGTCGAGAA
This portion of the Bosea sp. OAE506 genome encodes:
- the rpoB gene encoding DNA-directed RNA polymerase subunit beta; its protein translation is MVNSLQGRRRVRKFFGKLKEVAQMPNLIEVQKASYDQFLMIDEPKGGRGDEGLQSVFKSVFPIGDFSGASLLEFVKYTFEPPKYDVDECRQRGMTFSAPLKVTLRLIVFDIDPDTQAKSVKDIKEQDVYMGDMPLMTDNGTFIVNGTERVIVSQMHRSPGVFFDHDKGKTHSSGKLLFAARIIPYRGSWLDIEFDAKDIVYARIDRKRKIPVTSLLFALGMDGEEILSRFYNHITYVRDAKGWRVPYDAERMKGFKATVDLIDADTGEVVVEAGKKLVARTARQLAEKGLKFLRATDEDLVGQYIAEDIVDPETGEVHAEAGEELTMAAEAKTGEMKGNLVDLIAKGYDEITVLDIDHITVGPYIRNTLAVDKNSRREEALFDIYRVMRPGEPPTLETAENMFQSLFFDSERYDLSAVGRVKMNMRLDLDAEDTVRILRKEDIFAVVKALVDLRDGKGEIDDIDHLGNRRVRSVGELMENQYRLGLLRMERAIKERMSSVDIDTVMPQDLINAKPAAAAVREFFGSSQLSQFMDQTNPLSEVTHKRRLSALGPGGLTRERAGFEVRDVHPTHYGRICPIETPEGPNIGLINSLATFARVNKYGFIESPYRRIRDGKQTDEIIYLSAMEEAKYNVAQANAAVDKEGRLTDDLIVCRRAGEVIVTPVDKVDFQDVSPKQLVSVAAALIPFLENDDANRALMGSNMQRQAVPLVRADAPFVGTGMEAVVARDSGAAIAARRAGIVDQVDATRIVIRASDEMDPTKPGVDIYRLQKFQRSNQSTCITQRPLVRVGDVIKKGDIVADGPSTEFGELALGRNVLVAFMPWNGYNFEDSILLSEKIVSDDVFTSIHIEEFEVMARDTKLGPEEITRDIPNVSEEALKNLDEAGIVYIGAEVAAGDILVGKITPKGESPMTPEEKLLRAIFGEKASDVRDTSLRVPPGVQGTIVEVRVFNRHGVDKDERAQAIEREEIERLAKDRDDEQAILDRNTFARLADILTGKTGLAGPKGFKKDTVITREGMSEFPRSQWWLFATGDDALMTEIEAMRKQYDESKKRLEQRFLDKVEKLQRGDELPPGVMKMVKVFVAVKRKIQPGDKMAGRHGNKGVVSRIVPVEDMPFLEDGTHADIVLNPLGVPSRMNVGQILETHLGWAAAGLGKQIGAALDAYRKGHDIKALRASFDAVYEDNEIIASMDENELVEMGQNLRRGVPIATPVFNGAKEADIERLLEQAGLHSSGQSTLYDGRTGEPFDRKVTVGYIYMLKLHHLVDDKIHARSIGPYSLVTQQPLGGKAQFGGQRFGEMEVWALEAYGAAYTLQEMLTVKSDDVAGRTKVYESIVRGEDNFEAGIPESFNVLVKEMRSLGLNVELVSNKVKPGELPPAEAAE